In Helianthus annuus cultivar XRQ/B chromosome 9, HanXRQr2.0-SUNRISE, whole genome shotgun sequence, the following are encoded in one genomic region:
- the LOC110880089 gene encoding probable 2-oxoglutarate-dependent dioxygenase AOP1.2, with amino-acid sequence MHKLPTIDFTKKRNLKPGSTSWLATSIEATRALEQYGCFIAEFDKVTPDLNDAVFKGLQDLFDLPTEVKVQNKSTKPLYGYVGQIPFIPLYESMGFDYSNTHDGVKGFVDVMWPNGNEAFSATVLAYNRLVAELEEMVTRMVFETYGVEKYLDAHRKMVTYLCRGMKYRAPEKNETNMGFVPHTDKDFITVLHQNGVNGLEVKARDGQWFTVELKPSSYIVMSGDGAMAWSNERLYSPFHRVTMNGNESRYSIAQFSFLEGIIETPKEFVDEDNPLRFKPFDHLKYLEFYSREENRTLESALKAYCGV; translated from the exons ATGCATAAACTTCCGACGATCGACTTCACAAAGAAGAGAAACTTGAAACCTGGATCAACCTCATGGCTAGCAACTTCCATTGAAGCGACGCGTGCGCTTGAACAATATGGTTGTTTTATAGCAGAGTTTGATAAAGTAACTCCTGACCTCAATGATGCAGTTTTTAAGGGCTTACAAGATTTGTTTGATCTCCCTACTGAAGTTAAAGTACAAAACAAGTCAACAAAGCCCTTGTATGGATATGTTGGTCAAATACCATTCATTCCTCTTTATGAAAGCATGGGCTTTGATTATTCTAACACCCATGATGGAGTTAAAGGTTTTGTTGATGTCATGTGGCCCAACGGAAACGAAGCTTTCAG TGCAACGGTGCTAGCTTACAATAGGCTGGTGGCTGAGTTGGAAGAAATGGTGACAAGAATGGTGTTTGAAACATACGGCGTAGAGAAATATTTAGACGCGCATAGGAAAATGGTGACGTATCTTTGTCGGGGCATGAAGTACCGAGCACCAGAGAAAAACGAAACTAATATGGGCTTTGTTCCTCATACCGACAAAGATTTCATCACTGTTTTGCATCAGAATGGAGTCAACGGTTTAGAAGTCAAAGCAAGGGACGGCCAGTGGTTCACAGTTGAGCTTAAGCCTTCATCATACATAGTCATGTCAGGCGATGGAGCGATG GCATGGAGTAACGAAAGATTGTATTCGCCTTTTCATCGTGTTACGATGAATGGAAATGAAAGTAGATATTCCATTGCGCAATTTTCATTTCTAGAAGGGATAATAGAAACACCAAAAGAGTTTGTTGATGAAGATAATCCGCTGCGGTTTAAGCCATTTGATCATCTTAAATATCTTGAATTTTATAGCAGGGAGGAAAACCGAACACTTGAAAGTGCCTTAAAAGCCTATTGTGGAGTGTGA
- the LOC110880090 gene encoding probable 2-oxoglutarate-dependent dioxygenase AOP1.2, protein MHKLPTTDFTNKRNLKPGSTSWLATSIEATRALEQYGCFIAEFDKVTPDLNDAVFKGLQDLFDLPTEVKVQNKSTKPLYGYVGQIPFIPLYESMGFDYSNTHDGVKSFVDVMWPNGNEAFSATVLAYNRLVAELEEMVTRMVFETYGVEKYLDAHRKMVTYLCRGMKYRAPEKNETNMGFVPHTDKDFITVLHQNGVNGLEVKARDGQWFTVELKPSSYIVMSGDGAMAWSNERLYSPFHRVTMNGNESRYSIAQFSFLEGIIETPKEFVDEDNPLRFKPFDHLKYLEFYSREENRTLESALKAYCGV, encoded by the exons ATGCATAAACTTCCAACGACCGACTTCACAAACAAGAGAAACTTGAAACCCGGGTCAACCTCATGGCTAGCAACTTCCATTGAAGCGACTCGTGCGCTTGAACAATATGGTTGTTTTATAGCAGAGTTTGATAAAGTAACTCCTGACCTCAATGATGCAGTTTTTAAGGGCTTACAAGATTTGTTTGATCTCCCTACTGAAGTTAAAGTACAAAACAAGTCAACAAAGCCCTTGTATGGATATGTTGGTCAAATACCATTCATTCCTCTTTATGAAAGCATGGGCTTTGATTATTCTAACACCCATGATGgagttaaaagttttgttgatgtCATGTGGCCCAACGGAAACGAAGCTTTCAG TGCAACGGTGCTAGCTTACAATAGGCTGGTGGCTGAGTTGGAAGAAATGGTGACAAGAATGGTGTTTGAAACATACGGCGTAGAGAAATATTTAGATGCGCATAGGAAAATGGTGACGTATCTTTGTCGGGGCATGAAGTACCGAGCACCAGAAAAAAACGAAACTAATATGGGCTTTGTTCCTCATACCGACAAAGATTTCATCACTGTTTTGCATCAGAATGGAGTCAACGGTTTAGAAGTCAAAGCAAGGGACGGCCAGTGGTTCACAGTTGAGCTTAAGCCGTCATCATACATAGTCATGTCAGGCGATGGAGCGATG GCATGGAGTAACGAAAGATTGTATTCGCCTTTTCATCGTGTTACGATGAATGGAAATGAAAGTAGATATTCCATTGCGCAGTTTTCATTTCTAGAAGGGATAATAGAAACACCAAAAGAGTTTGTTGATGAAGATAATCCGCTGCGGTTTAAGCCATTTGATCATCTTAAATATCTTGAATTTTATAGCAGGGAGGAAAACCGAACACTTGAAAGCGCCTTAAAAGCCTATTGTGGAGTGTGA